The Procambarus clarkii isolate CNS0578487 chromosome 92, FALCON_Pclarkii_2.0, whole genome shotgun sequence genomic interval atatatatatatatatatatatatatatatatatatatatatatatatatatatatatatatatatatatatatgataccaTGAGCTGAGTAAATTTAAATGTTAGATTAGCAGAGCATCCTCGCGGTTAATGCTAAGCTTCTTATCAGATAGTGTGATGTCGGGCCTTTGTTCCCAAAGATAACACATATGCCAATCAGTGGGAGGAGCCTAGCTCCAGGATTTCAGCTGTTTGAatgcataatataaatatatacaagcCATATATGGAGTTTCAATAAGACAAAGTTAGGTGAATCAAAAGGTCAAGGAAATGGGGGGAGGGGAGCATACACAGCCgctagcttcctgtcctcgtcgaggccactagtgttagtggctctcaggtaaattcaggtaaaacacAAATATATTTATGAATAATATCTGGTTCTGACAAATAAGCacacattaattaatatatatatatatatatatatatatatatatatatatatatatatatatatatatatatatatatatatatatatatatgtatatatatatgtatatgtatatatatatatgtgtatatatatatatatatatatatatatatatatatatatgtatatatatatatatatatatatagtgtgtaaaatgtgtatgtttgtatatattgcCTTTTAATATGTTATTTAGaactacaatatatataattgacAGTTACTTTTCCAGCAAAACCCTTATAGGGAGAGGTGGTAAATGTGTGTACACATGGATGAGTCAGGGAGCATGATCTCTCACATGTTTGATCTAACTTTCCCTTCCTGCAGCTGAAGATGCTCCTCACGAGGAGAACATGTACACCACCTTCTTCCAGGAGACCGGGCGAGGCAAATATGTTCCCAGAGCCATATACGTCGACCTGGAGCCCACCGTAGTAGGTCAGTACTTGGCTCGTGtctctgtatacagtatatatatatatatatatatatatatatatatatatatatatatatatatatatatatatatatatatatatatatatatatatatatatatatatatatatatatatatatatataaattatatatatcagtatatatttattcatatatatttattCTGCTCTTTCTGCCTCTTTTGAAAATATGgatgacatttgcatatttccaatctaggggGACTATCTCGTCCAGAGATTTTGTGAAAAGTAATTTCAGAGGTAGGCATAGTTCTTCCTTCAGTTCTTCAGGGACATTAGAaacaattttttcagtgtcaagagtagttaacaagtggaatgcattaggcagtgatgtggtggaggctgactccagacacagtttcaaatgtagatatgataagagcccagtaggcttaggaatatgtacatcagttgattgatggttgagaggcaggaccatagagccagagctcaaccccgcgcaagcacaactaggggagtacacaccctagatctacctccccctcccccaccctgcaAGCCCTATACCCACCCTGTAtactaccaccatacacctgcTCCATAACCTATATCCTCCTATTGTTTATGGGGTTTCAAATGGGCACTGGTCATAGGTGGTGGTATGTCACAGTGCCCTGATAATATATACCCTGCCCAACAATGCAACATTGACCTGTAACTAATCTTTGTCTCAATGGATGCACTCTATATTCCTGTCTGCAGTATTGATCCTGATGAGAGTTGTATTTATTTGTATTAGCCATGTTATAATAGGTAGGGAATTGTTTGTTCTCAAGGGAAGAATGATGATGAATAGGTTGGTGATGGGGCAGTTTTAGTTGTCCACATTCTCAAGATGGAGGAGACAGAGTGTGTGATCCTGGAGACATTTCTGCCACAACTGTGTTCATTAAGCAAGGATTTCTGAGTTTATGTAGGTGCTGTTGTATCTTTACCAGTGTAGtcacctctgtcaatttatattgttgttattttattatataaaaccCTTGCTTTAATGTACCTTTTcaccttacctgatatgttagattaaggacctgcccgaaatgctatgggtgttaatggctttgcaagaatgtacaaataccaatcttatgtaatctcacgaacacattgtaccttcttgtgaataaattattattattattattattattattattattattattattattattaattatgtgTAGAGTAATTCCAACTTCAGTTTACAACACTTAAGTAATTTGGGCAAAGTCCTATAAACTACATGCAGTAATTCATAAATGTCTACAATTTTCTTTTATGAAAATTTAAAAATCCCAAATTACTGTATGAAGATTGCTGCAATAAAATTATTTGCCTTGCTTAACTGTGCAGACGTGGTACGCACTGGACCTTACCGTCAACTCTTCCACCCGGAGCAGCTCATCAATGGGAAAGAGGACGCTGCCAACAACTATGCCCGGGGCCACTACACCATTGGCAAGGAGCAAGTTGACCTTGTACTTGACAAAATGCGGAAGATGGCAGATGCCTGCTCTGGTCTCCAGGTGAGGCAGTCATAATATTAATACCGGTAGTGGACCAGGGTGGCAGATGTATGGTATACCTGCTTGCTAAAATGATTCTTTGGGTAGGATTAAAGATGTGGAATTCGTCTACAAATGAGGTCTGTCTGGGTGTGCTTGGTTTGACCATTGCTTGCTATGGCAAAATTCATTCATTCACTGATACAGTTTGTGTGTAAATGCAGAGAACTTGTCAAGAGGTAAATTAATTTGTTATAAtactttattaatataattgaatGCATTTTGGAAAAGGAGTGATTCAATATCATTACCATGTAGATACAGTAATATCAAACACGATTTCTTTAAGTATACAAAAACGCTTGTGTAGTGCTTTGGACTGATATAATTTCAGATTCTAGGTTTAACTGTAGGGCATGATATCCAATTGTGTGTTCTTTATTCATTATTTGAGTACTTCCCATAGGGCTTCCTTGTGTTCCACTCCTTCGGTGGAGGTACTGGATCAGGATTCACCTCCCTCCTCATGGAAAGACTCTCGGTGGACTATGGAAAGAAGAGCAAACTTCAGTTTACTGTCTATCCTGCCCCCCAGGTATGTCTCAGATAAACTAGCCACTTCTGAGTTTTAATGTCTATATATGAAGGGAAGAAATATGCAACTCGCACATGCAGGTTTTTTTTAAGCCTGATCGCTTTCATTTCCATGCCTCAGATTTGCACAGCAGTGGTTGAACCTTATAATTCCATCTTGACAACACACACTACTCTGGAGCATTCTGACTGTGCCTTCATGGTTGACAATGAGGCCATCTATGACATCTGCCGCAGAAACCTGGGCATCGAGCGCCCCTCATATGAGAACCTCAACCGTTTGATCGGCCAGATTGTGTCTTCCATAACTGCCTCTCTCAGGTACACTTAGGAGTTACTGTCAAtatctatatacagtatataattatgaattatatatatatataattcataattatatatataaatatattgtatatacagtacatgttttTTGTATTTCAAAAAtatattcttgcaaagcctcTGACATATAGataaacataaaaaaattgatgcATATGATATTGAACATAATCCAGAGAACCTTAGCTGTTATCCTAAACACAAATGATTCAGCTGATGGTGTGGGTAATGCCAACAGATTCGACGGTGCTCTTAACGTCGACTTGACAGAGTTCCAGACCAACTTGGTGCCCTACCCTCGCATCCACTTCCCCTTGGTCACTTACGCTCCCGTCCTCAGTGTCGAGAAGGTCAGCCAAAGACCTATTCTATTTCCAAGATAACACTCTAATGGATGATGATTTACTATTAGCTGACAATTATCTTTCAAGCTGACAACACAATATATCACACATTATCATTGTTTATTTAGTTTCAATACGTGCAGTGAGTCTCTGATTATGCAGTTAATACGCTTTTATTGGTAAATAGTAATTAACGAGGCATCACGTGTACGTAAGATTTAGCTATCAAAGGACAAATTAAACAATAAGTATACTGAATAATGCCATTTTGCACAATGGCTGATCAAGGCTGGTATGATGAACCATTAGAcataatataaattctatattttATTAATATGAGTAAGATAATAATGATCATTGTATACAGACATTGACCACACCTCCTCCCATAGGCCTACCATGAACAACTGTCTGTTGCGGAGATTACAAATGCTTGCTTTGAGCCCAACAACCAGATGGTCAAGTGTGACCCCAGGCGAGGTCAGTCATCCCATTCCTTTTTGACAGAAATAAAAACTGCAATATTCTATCATAAATTGTTTTGCCATTTGAATACATCTAAAGAagacataattttttttaataattatactgtattttATAAGCTTATATGTAGCATCATTTACTGAAATTGTATTAACTGTGCATTTTGTGCCAATAAAATGTAATTTAATAATACATAATTTAAATGGTTCATATGTACATCTTATCATTAAACATATGGAAAGTAAAGTTCCCCAAATTCAGTACATTATCTCTAAACAATGCATAAATCTTTTTTAATACGAAAAATGGTCTGAAGCAAAATGTGACTTTCAGTTATAATATTCTTATTACTGCACTTCAAAATTAGAATTTTGATAAATTAGGGAAAATGCTGAACACAATGATGTCATTGTATGGTTATTGTATGTGTTCTAGCACCTGTTAAACTGCATGTGACATTTATTTTGTATTAAGTATTTACCCCATTATATCTTGAAATCATTTTTATTTGAAGTACAGTATTCTAAATTTTGTCCGAAATGCTTTGTGTAGTAATGACTTGATTTTATGTGCAACCCCTTTACCTACAATTATACCAGTGTCTCATGTTCAACGTATGAATATTATCATAAATTATCATAAATTatcatgaattattattattattataacatagTAGGTTTTGTGTTTTTGGGGATGTATAGGAAGTGGTGTATAAGATCACAGTAATCTTTATCTTGTATGCTGTACTTGTGGTAATTACAGTACTTCTTACAGGAAAGTACATGGCCTGCTGTCTACTGTATCGTGGAGATGTAGTACCCAAAGACGTCAACTCTGCTATCGCTGCCATAAAGACTAAGCGACAGATTCAGTTTGTTGACTGGTGTCCAACAGGATTCAAGGTAAGAAGATTGGCAGCCTTGACAGGTTGAAAGTGATTTTAGTGTTATAATTGGTACAGGATGCATTACAACCACCAAAAGATTGTCACTTTAATCAATTAATTTTTTCCATTTCCAGTTTTGTCAACAGCAAGTTCTGACATTATAATTTATGCTCTCTTTCTTACAGATTGCTTGTTGCTAGGCCAGTTCATTATTGTCCCTTCCAAAATTTACTTCCTCCAATTTCCTCCCAATAATTTGGGATCAATTAATAGACTTTTTAAGGTACTGTATCTCCACTCCTCACTTTCTCTTGACCCATTTTCTCcataaaatggaatgaactacctAGCTCCCCATACCCTAATATCTCATATTGACTTCTCTCTGTCCAACAGGTTGGTATtaactaccaggcccccacagtGATCCCCAATGGAGACATGGCCCCAACCCAGCGAGCGGTGTGTATGATCTCCAACACAACAGCCATAGCCGAAGCCTGGGCCAGACTGAACCATAAGTTTGATCTTATGTACTCCAAGCGAGCCTTTGTTCACTGGTCAGTACTCAAAGTTTCCACATCAGTCAAAGATGGTTATCTGAATGGAAAAGTGAGTGAAAGTATTAATGCATGAATGGATGATTATGATTGGATGGTTTTGATTAGAAAGTGGATGAATATATTAACTTATGAGTGcataaatatatacaaaaatttATTTATCTGTAGTTCTGACACCATATTCCAGTGTGTAAGCTACCCATTGGGATGGCCATTGCAGATTTTTCAGGAGATTGTCACCACACAAACCCTTCACTCTTTCAATATCTCTATCCCTTTTTCCCAaaccttccattcttccctttcaagATGCTAGTCATCTGCCCCTACTGTATGACCCCTTTATTTCACCCTTGTACACCTTTTTCTTTAAGCCACTCAAGCATGCTACTAAAATGTCTAGTTGTCCATACTACCTCAGTGTATTGTGCTTCATCCACTCCACATTTCATCTCCTCAATCCTTTCACTCATACCACATTTCTCATAAACATTCCCTTTGCTGTATCATTCCTACATCTTTAAACCAGCTGATTCTCTCATAAAACTTATTTTCACTGCTTGTACTCTTAAGCACTTTGCTACTTTCCATACAGATGTGTCACTTCCATATCAGGGCTGGGAGTAATGTACTAATCTCAATCCTTTCTTAACCTGTATACTGTACTAACATTTCTTCATTTCATTATGCTCCTGTACTTATAAAAGCCACAATACTAGTATATCATTATAATCTCTCGAACACCATAACTTTTTCCAACAATAATCATCAGCTTTCTTCTATGCACACTGTATCAGGCTCACAATCTATTGCAATTCTTCCTTACTTTCAACAAAAAACTTGGTATCATTTGTATACACATGTTATTTCAATAATATAAATTTGTCATCACAGTCAACAATGATTTCTATTCCAGGTGTTTTTTAATTTTAACATTCTTTCTTATTGTTTCCTCTATGCTCACATAAGCTCTGATGTACATACAAAAGgattttactgtaattaataAGCTCTTTACAGCTTTATAAACTTACAAAGTCTCCATCCATGCTTCAAGATCAATCTAATCCTTCACCTTTTTCTAGATCCACCTAGTCATACTTTTTCTGTATCCATAAAAGCAGCATACAATTTTCTCCTTCTTACTAGAACATTTTCAACTATTCTCGTAATacaaatctggggccagattcaggaaagcacttatgcaagcacttacgaacctatacatcttttttcaatctttggcggctttgtttccaattaataaacagttaatgagcaatAAGAATTGTTATTTAATTCAGTTAATAATGAATTCagttaataataacaataagaacagttgaatgggaagttttcatgcttgtaaactgttaataaatgtaaccaaagccgtcaaagattgaggaaagatgtgcacgttcgtaagtgcttgcgtaagtgctttcgtgaatctggcccctgatctatAATGCCCCCTTCTAAAAGTGTCATGTCTTTCATAGGTATGTTGGGGAGggcatggaagaaggagagtttgctGAGGCTCGTGAAGACTTGGCAGCGCTGGAGCACGACTATGAAGAGGTAGCCCAGGACTCAAACCAGGATGAGGAAGATAACGAGTATTAGCAAGACATGGGGACCATAGAGATAATATGATAAGAAGAGGGAATACAAAGATAATGCAGTAACCAACCAGAGGAAATAAAAAGGTAATACAGTAaccagagggaatacagagattcTGTACTGTAATACAGTAACCAGCGGAAATGTAGAGATATTGTATTACGTTAATCAGAGGGAGTACAAAGATAATATGGGCACCAGAGAGAATACACAGATAATAAAGTAACCAGATGGAATACAACAATAATAAACTTTCAAGAGAGACTACAAAGATAATATAATAACAGGATGGAATATGAAGATAATTCAGTAACCAGACAGAATACAATGATAACATAGTAACTAGTGGGAATATGGAACAAAGTTGATCTGAAATAATGAACTGAAGTTGCCCAGTATAAAGTCTTAGCAATATAAGTAAATATTACAAACACAAGAAAAACAGTAGGAAGAAACCCAAATAAAAACTGTTATATAAAATAGAAGCCACAGTCTGCTGGCTCTGAGACTGAAGGAGGAACAGCAACAGTCAAAATGTGTGTAAGAAACGAAAGCAAAGTGAAAGAATTGCTTTCAGTCCCTACATTAAGTTAATGATTAATTCACTAACTGAAATATTAGGGCCACGAAAGTTACAGCTTGAacactgactgttgagggcacccAGTTGGGAAGTCACAGGGTAATTCTCTAGCTTTAGCCAAAGAAATCTTTACTtctacttttattattattataaatgccTGAGATACAGAAGGAAATCACAAGAATATGATGTATATGAGAAAATACTAAGGCCATACGATGAGATTCATTCCCATTGTATAGCCTCAATATTTTCTTGATGCTTGAGATCTTTCATTACCATATTCTTAAACCTCACTTGAGTAACAGTGTTGAATCTCACTAGAGATGTGACCAATCaggtgtcaaccactgacacccacTCAAGTTTGGGTATTAAGAAACTGGTAAGATCACCCCCCAAAGAGTTGGAAAGACACACAGCTGAGGACCACCACAATGTATTAGCTTGCTGGTTTAAGCTTACTAAGATGAAAATGGTAACATAGTATTAAGCTTATCTTCCAGAATATATAAGGTATTAGGTATGGCAAGAGAGTGAAGTTCTTGACTGTTTTGATAACTTTTGGCAAAGATAATGATACAAGTTTCCATCATTTGTTTGGCTGGCAAACTTTTCACTTGGACAACGGTTATTAAAAGCACATTATCATTGCTTTAGGTTTTTGTCTTGAGGTACGACTTGCCTAACATAAATAAAGAGTATACTGTATGTTGCAAGATTACTTCATGAAACTTGTGATACCTTGATAGTACTTGGTACAGTATCTCCAAGTAAAGTACAACCCAGAAAGTCATTAGGGAGTCAAATAGTCTAAAACTCATCTCTTCTGCCATGCCTCCAACTTAGGATCATGACAATTAAATGCTCAATTAAGTGAAATGTTCACTTTAATTGCTTTTAATATGACAAGCAAGTGCATTTATCAATTTTATATAAAAGCCACTTAAAAGAGGCTGGCATTTATTTAAATTAATTGTTGATAAAACCTAGTTTAGTATTATTGATGcttttaatatataaaatatacctgAAATCAGTTCCTTTTATTGCACAAAACTAATAATTCACACTGTGTCTTATTTACTGTATACGTGCAGATATAAAAATGATGACAACATTTCTCAAGCCCCAGATGTTTATGGTAAGGAATGTTTTCTATTCATTTTGTACATTTCTTCAATAAATTTATATGAATTAACCATGCATGTTTTATTAAAATACCATAAAATCATTAATCATACAGTCTTTACCTGAGGGTTACAAACACTAGTGGTCTCGATGAGTACAGGAAGCCAATGTCTGAACAGTTTTAAATTTTTTTATAACATTGCattttgtgagagagagagatgaccaaTTGGTATTCTACCTAGTAATTTAAGAAGAATTTTTATTTATACCTGTTTACTATATGTACATACATTAAAAGAAATGACACTGTGAAGCATTTATAGGCACATAGCCTATCAAGATTgttacttagctaaatgaattaggGGGGGTTCAGTTCATGAgctcattatgtacctctgtCCATTATCATGTATAGGATAGATATGGGGTACATTATAAATGAAAAAATCATCTCGGTAATGTTAAAAATAAAATCTGATTAACTTAACATTGCTAACTAGACAAGATAGTGCTGATCTCATCAAAAACTATAAAACACTGAACAAGTTGGGGGATATTAATCCAGACCATATCTTTAAAATATCCAATTTAATGCACACAAGGGGTACCAGCTCCAAACTCAACATactacaatgtaggacagaaaacaggcgaatctttttttttttttaacccagaGGATCTCTTAGTACAATTGGTATCATTCTTAGCTCCCTATCAGAGATCCTAGAGTTCAATTTTCTGGTGGGCCGAAAATGGTCGGGAACGTTTCCTTTctcctaatgcctctgtttaccacGCAGTAACTAGggacccgggagttaggcaactgttgtggggctgCACCCTGGGGAGAGTCATTAGTTTGACCTTGGGAAGATCTCCATACAAACATAAAATATATAGAGTACTGTATACTATACACAGGCTTCATGTCCTCAATAAAACAAATTACAGTAAACCCCTTGGAACTGCCTATTCGTCGAAGTTATAAATGCTAAGACATTCCAGAGTTTCAAAAATTCTACTTAAAAACTCATGAATAATGGTATGGAAAATATTTGACAAGTTGCCCGTTTCCTGGCCCTGTCGAGGCCACTATAGATGGTGACCCTCAGGTATATTCAGGTAAAATGCAGACACCTCATCGAACCCAGGAGAGTTGTTTGCAAACATGCACAATTAATGgtttccatagaattacccaaatctaccAAAAACCCCTAGGAAATACGAAAAAAAATAGAATCTAACATATTTTCTGATTATAATGGTGTAGAAACAAGCACCTGTATTTTGACAAGTGACATACTCCAGATATATTGTTGCTGAGGCTGTATAAACGGTAATACAGCATTGTTACAGGATAAGAAGGAAGCATGGATTAGACACCATAAGACACAACTAAGGAGGTCTTTAAGTTTATAATTACAGCATATAATTACAATACGTATATAAACAGACCTGAAAGTATATACAGTAATTTATTAGCTGTGGTAAAATTAGCATTTATAATttgataataatattaatatttcaaGAATGTGACTTAACCAAAGTAGAAATGCTCCGCAAATCAAGGGTCccaaaatgtggaatgatcttcccaatcaCTTTAAAAGACTGCCCCTCTCTACACcattttaagataaaaactaagtactgtactgtacagtactacctTATCAACTCCATGTAACATACCTTAACTCCTAAATGTTAACATATGTCTTGCTATTATCAAACATTAATGATTAATGACTAACTTGTAAAACTGCTGGTATATGCCATGTATAAACTTAAAAATAAAATTGTAGTCCCTCTATTTAGCTAAAATTACTATCCTGTTGCAATTTCTGTTGTTCCATTCGACATGTAATTATTGCCATTCTTTTTTGCTACTTCAGTTCAATTCATGCTTTTGTTCTCATTTACTTTAAGttttgtaccccccccccccaacacaccttgcccgaaacgctgtgtatATTAGTGGCTTTTGgcatagtacagtatatactagctctatctagaaatccaacattctgcttgtaacttattgtatgtatgtactttttccTAAATAAACATTATCATTATCAATTGTCTCAGAATGGATACCTTTTGTGCACCAGACGTGATAAACAACTGATACTGCATTTGTATTAATTTGCTCTCTGTGAAAGACAGGACCTTAAACTTCTGTTGGTAATGAACAGGTACATTACGCATGAGAAAACCTGGAGTGAATCAACGCCCTCATTAGAGAACCACATTTGACTATCCACCATGATTAAAATATCACTTTGTTGTCCTTATATATTTCAGCAAAAATGTAAACAGAAACCTCAACGCTGCTGGCATAACGATCCAGCCCAGCCTCTCCAGTGGTCACAACGAtacaaaaatgatgtactaaattgcccgaacctaacctaatcgaggacccacgaatagaacACGAGACAGCCCGCCAGTTTTGTTGGCCGCTATAATTTATAGTACAGCATATTTTGACGTTGgggatttacccaagggccactaatactagtggcctcgacgaggacaggaagccggcaactTGTCAAAGGTTTCCAACGTCTAaatgagaggacgggttgaagcaACATACACACATTATAagaaattggcagataatttcctcataaaaaatcaagaatattaatgattatttgCACTAATAGTATGTTAGGCTTAAAAACACTACTCATAAATTGACTGACATTGTCTGTATATACCATGAATATACTTAATtactgaaataataataatacccaaCTACTGTACTTCCTTGCACCCCCAGTGCCTGTTGCACAGGAAGCAGAAGGCCACCCAAACCGAAGCATTTTGCCGTAACTTTACCTAAGACCAACAAAACTATCCTACTAGAAAATGATAGTGGTtcacgaaattgacatactgtcccgttttctattggtaGGTCCCCTGGGAGGTTAGGATATGGACACTTTAGTTAGacaagtttcttgacgttgggaacgttgGCGAGAACAGCCTGCCTGATCACCTACGTGTCGCCACCAGCACACTTGTACACCTCGCATGATGCCACTACAGTGAGGACCAGCTGCCTCACCACCTGCTGTAGGTACAGCATGTGTTGCCTCTGTATGAACTTGTTTGTGACCTGCCAATGATTCTCAACTATCCAGcacctgcaacaggtgaattCTGAGATAACATTCTTAAGGACTCACTTTGGAGAATGATGATTATGCTGTTTTACTTCAacattatttacctgaatttaccagagAGCCACCATCTTTAGCGGCCTCGACGGGGTCAGGAAGATTTATTCCAAATTCTGAGCTTTCGAACTGTCTTGGTATTTACAGCTTCAGCAGGTATAGGTGATTCCAGAGGATCGTTATATTACGAATGACAAATTAACACAGCTGAATAACCACAGATTTCTTTTTAAGCCAAAGGCTCATCTGAGACTActgtctattattattattttgttgatTGCATTTCCTACTTGCTAAACAGCTCAATGACTATAGCTGTTTATCATCTGCTGAATGATCATGTTCTTGTCATGGTAGTTATGAGGGGTATTGTTATGCCGTACATGCAGAGTCGTGCAATTTTTAATATTTGCAacacatttgccagtcttctgaccatttgtggagtttatGTAGACCGTTTTGCACAACCGTAATGTCGTTTTCGCTTCCAACTTTCCCCACATGTCTGTGTCATCCACATTATcatcactccccccctccccccacccccgcccctcTCCAGTATTTCCTGCCACCTCCTCCAATATTTCTTGTCAACCCCTTCCACTTTCCTATTAATGCCTTTAATCTAACTTTGACTTTAATGAAaaagaggccgtggtggtggtggtgtcatcagGCAGGTGTTTTTTGTGTGTGGCAGGATAGGTGGGTGGTATCAGGTGTTTGAGATCCCAAGACCTGCGTTGTCTCAGCGTATCAGAGCAGCTATCGCAACCCTGCTGCGTCAACACGTGTCTATATGGCAG includes:
- the LOC123775084 gene encoding tubulin alpha-2 chain isoform X3; the protein is MRECISVHIGQAGVQMGNACWELYCLEHGIQPDGHLSEDAPHEENMYTTFFQETGRGKYVPRAIYVDLEPTVVDVVRTGPYRQLFHPEQLINGKEDAANNYARGHYTIGKEQVDLVLDKMRKMADACSGLQGFLVFHSFGGGTGSGFTSLLMERLSVDYGKKSKLQFTVYPAPQICTAVVEPYNSILTTHTTLEHSDCAFMVDNEAIYDICRRNLGIERPSYENLNRLIGQIVSSITASLRFDGALNVDLTEFQTNLVPYPRIHFPLVTYAPVLSVEKAYHEQLSVAEITNACFEPNNQMVKCDPRRGKYMACCLLYRGDVVPKDVNSAIAAIKTKRQIQFVDWCPTGFKVGINYQAPTVIPNGDMAPTQRAVCMISNTTAIAEAWARLNHKFDLMYSKRAFVHWYVGEGMEEGEFAEAREDLAALEHDYEEVAQDSNQDEEDNEY
- the LOC123775084 gene encoding tubulin alpha-2 chain isoform X2 codes for the protein MAPHLLDKHYVGIRVTQPSPHCTTMPTHFKRECISVHIGQAGVQMGNACWELYCLEHGIQPDGHLSEDAPHEENMYTTFFQETGRGKYVPRAIYVDLEPTVVDVVRTGPYRQLFHPEQLINGKEDAANNYARGHYTIGKEQVDLVLDKMRKMADACSGLQGFLVFHSFGGGTGSGFTSLLMERLSVDYGKKSKLQFTVYPAPQICTAVVEPYNSILTTHTTLEHSDCAFMVDNEAIYDICRRNLGIERPSYENLNRLIGQIVSSITASLRFDGALNVDLTEFQTNLVPYPRIHFPLVTYAPVLSVEKAYHEQLSVAEITNACFEPNNQMVKCDPRRGKYMACCLLYRGDVVPKDVNSAIAAIKTKRQIQFVDWCPTGFKVGINYQAPTVIPNGDMAPTQRAVCMISNTTAIAEAWARLNHKFDLMYSKRAFVHWYVGEGMEEGEFAEAREDLAALEHDYEEVAQDSNQDEEDNEY
- the LOC123775084 gene encoding tubulin alpha-2 chain isoform X1, which translates into the protein MPTHFKRECISVHIGQAGVQMGNACWELYCLEHGIQPDGHLSEDAPHEENMYTTFFQETGRGKYVPRAIYVDLEPTVVDVVRTGPYRQLFHPEQLINGKEDAANNYARGHYTIGKEQVDLVLDKMRKMADACSGLQGFLVFHSFGGGTGSGFTSLLMERLSVDYGKKSKLQFTVYPAPQICTAVVEPYNSILTTHTTLEHSDCAFMVDNEAIYDICRRNLGIERPSYENLNRLIGQIVSSITASLRFDGALNVDLTEFQTNLVPYPRIHFPLVTYAPVLSVEKAYHEQLSVAEITNACFEPNNQMVKCDPRRGKYMACCLLYRGDVVPKDVNSAIAAIKTKRQIQFVDWCPTGFKVGINYQAPTVIPNGDMAPTQRAVCMISNTTAIAEAWARLNHKFDLMYSKRAFVHWYVGEGMEEGEFAEAREDLAALEHDYEEVAQDSNQDEEDNEY
- the LOC123775084 gene encoding tubulin alpha-2 chain isoform X4: MGNACWELYCLEHGIQPDGHLSEDAPHEENMYTTFFQETGRGKYVPRAIYVDLEPTVVDVVRTGPYRQLFHPEQLINGKEDAANNYARGHYTIGKEQVDLVLDKMRKMADACSGLQGFLVFHSFGGGTGSGFTSLLMERLSVDYGKKSKLQFTVYPAPQICTAVVEPYNSILTTHTTLEHSDCAFMVDNEAIYDICRRNLGIERPSYENLNRLIGQIVSSITASLRFDGALNVDLTEFQTNLVPYPRIHFPLVTYAPVLSVEKAYHEQLSVAEITNACFEPNNQMVKCDPRRGKYMACCLLYRGDVVPKDVNSAIAAIKTKRQIQFVDWCPTGFKVGINYQAPTVIPNGDMAPTQRAVCMISNTTAIAEAWARLNHKFDLMYSKRAFVHWYVGEGMEEGEFAEAREDLAALEHDYEEVAQDSNQDEEDNEY